The following are encoded in a window of Brevibacillus ruminantium genomic DNA:
- a CDS encoding DUF362 domain-containing protein: MKTKVSLLREGKHVSETVEELLHLLGNPLDELQPGMKVLIKPNMFQVKPGFHSNPEIICTLARLAFEKGAKVTVSERTRNIYTILKDSEIHRYAEVVSLDDVPLRVAPINEATSLRVPLAFPEIVLDCDYFIGVPQLRTHAGVLVTNAMKNLVGLLPGFTTRVVHMAGVEESVVDLNILRHQHLLVCDATTVIEGNYPMEGEATRVGIVSASTNAVAIDTVMSTVSGYDPLEVEYLRDAHERGMGPIAMNEIEVLGALPSDVAFQMKRAPSAPVSPKETIKIHADSACVQCQRYIAGALEKLTSELDEYQGELTILSGPMDSLPELHGQVVLVGNCTYQHRQAGIYIEGCPPRAIQLAAFKYALGQEVTEDQRTQFRVPHGG; encoded by the coding sequence ATGAAAACCAAAGTATCCTTGCTTCGCGAAGGGAAACATGTCTCAGAGACCGTTGAGGAATTGCTTCATCTATTAGGAAATCCACTGGATGAGCTTCAGCCGGGAATGAAAGTCTTGATCAAACCCAATATGTTTCAGGTGAAGCCTGGATTCCACAGCAACCCCGAAATCATATGTACATTAGCCAGATTGGCTTTTGAAAAAGGAGCAAAGGTGACGGTTTCTGAAAGAACTCGAAATATCTATACGATTTTAAAGGACTCCGAAATTCATCGATATGCCGAGGTCGTAAGCCTGGACGATGTCCCTTTGCGCGTGGCACCAATCAATGAAGCAACCTCGCTGCGAGTGCCGTTGGCCTTCCCTGAAATTGTTTTGGATTGTGACTATTTTATTGGGGTGCCACAACTTCGCACTCATGCAGGTGTATTGGTGACCAACGCGATGAAAAACTTGGTTGGGTTGCTCCCGGGCTTTACGACCAGAGTCGTCCACATGGCTGGAGTAGAAGAGTCGGTTGTCGATCTGAACATACTGCGGCACCAGCATTTACTTGTCTGTGATGCAACAACCGTGATCGAGGGGAATTATCCGATGGAAGGGGAAGCCACGCGTGTCGGCATCGTATCGGCATCAACGAATGCCGTGGCAATCGATACCGTCATGAGTACGGTATCCGGATATGACCCACTGGAGGTGGAGTATCTGCGCGATGCTCATGAACGGGGGATGGGACCCATTGCGATGAACGAGATTGAAGTGCTGGGTGCACTCCCGTCTGATGTGGCATTTCAGATGAAGCGGGCTCCCTCCGCTCCTGTTTCACCGAAAGAAACGATTAAAATTCACGCAGATTCCGCATGTGTCCAATGCCAACGCTACATCGCGGGAGCATTGGAGAAGCTCACCTCAGAGTTGGATGAATATCAAGGGGAATTAACCATCCTTTCCGGCCCGATGGATTCGCTGCCGGAACTGCATGGGCAAGTGGTGTTGGTTGGAAACTGCACGTATCAACATCGTCAAGCCGGAATCTACATCGAGGGCTGCCCTCCGCGTGCAATCCAGCTGGCAGCATTTAAATACGCATTAGGCCAAGAGGTAACCGAAGATCAACGAACCCAATTCCGCGTGCCTCATGGAGGTTAG
- a CDS encoding cyclase family protein, with translation MKIIDITHGFYPDMPSYEAKWYPKFAIKPVMTPETDPAPTRRTFTRLELFAHNATHVDAPKHFFEDRESLDRLPLDIFIGRACIADLSYKKPFEPITADDIEKAVRDIWEPGSRLLIRTDYLLHNWGRPDFWDRPPYLTPSVADWVIENKGVLIGLDCLTEKPGDVESPVHLKLLGEGIPILEYITHLHLAESKVSCLFALPTKVEGVEASPVRAVLLENVMEAAF, from the coding sequence ATGAAAATCATCGATATCACACACGGCTTTTATCCGGATATGCCATCCTATGAAGCAAAGTGGTACCCTAAGTTCGCGATCAAACCGGTCATGACACCCGAAACCGATCCAGCACCAACGAGACGCACATTTACCCGTTTGGAATTGTTTGCTCACAATGCAACTCATGTTGACGCCCCCAAGCATTTTTTCGAGGATCGGGAATCTTTGGATAGACTGCCATTGGATATTTTTATCGGAAGGGCATGCATCGCCGACCTTTCATACAAAAAGCCCTTCGAGCCCATTACTGCGGATGACATCGAAAAAGCGGTCAGGGATATCTGGGAGCCGGGGAGTCGACTCCTGATTCGGACAGACTACCTTTTGCACAACTGGGGCAGGCCTGACTTTTGGGACAGACCGCCGTATTTAACCCCTTCCGTTGCGGACTGGGTGATCGAAAATAAAGGGGTTCTGATTGGACTGGATTGCTTGACTGAAAAACCAGGTGATGTTGAATCCCCTGTTCACTTAAAGCTGCTTGGCGAAGGAATTCCCATTCTTGAGTATATTACGCATCTGCATCTTGCGGAATCGAAAGTAAGCTGCCTGTTTGCGCTGCCTACCAAAGTGGAAGGCGTAGAAGCTTCTCCCGTACGAGCGGTTCTGCTAGAAAATGTGATGGAGGCTGCCTTTTAA
- the aroF gene encoding 3-deoxy-7-phosphoheptulonate synthase: MATTTVIECSPPVSQQDIEEILRTFSYSKHIVRNGKHFIIGNGKISRKELPFIHDSFTLKYVDSPFPLCSQEFQAKKSVVKVRDIEIGNGSPVIIAGPCSVESREQILTISTNLAAAGCHILRGGAFKPRTSPYSFQGLGHDGLKLLAEAREMSGLPFVTEVLTPVDVELVAGYADMLQIGARNMQNFALLREVGRTKKPVLLKRAPWADVVTWLQAAEYILAEGNFEVVLCERGIAATQASSGRHLDLAAVHKVQNLSHLPMIVDPSHGTGDRRLVGPMALASLEAGCDGLMLEVHHQPETSLSDKEQAISLEDYDGMLKKIKLLNSQMFVDPIKA; this comes from the coding sequence TTGGCTACGACAACAGTCATCGAATGTTCCCCTCCAGTCAGTCAGCAGGATATTGAAGAAATTCTCCGCACCTTTTCTTACAGCAAACACATTGTGCGAAATGGAAAACACTTTATTATCGGCAATGGAAAAATTTCTCGCAAAGAGCTTCCCTTTATCCACGATTCATTCACTCTAAAGTATGTTGACTCTCCTTTTCCTCTATGCAGTCAAGAATTCCAAGCAAAAAAATCAGTTGTGAAAGTCAGAGACATCGAAATTGGAAATGGTTCACCCGTAATCATCGCAGGCCCCTGCTCCGTTGAAAGTAGAGAGCAAATCCTGACGATATCGACCAATTTAGCGGCAGCAGGATGCCATATTCTTCGTGGGGGTGCTTTTAAACCAAGAACATCTCCGTACAGTTTTCAAGGTTTGGGTCATGATGGTCTCAAGTTGTTGGCTGAGGCGCGGGAAATGAGCGGGCTGCCATTTGTCACAGAGGTTCTCACCCCAGTAGATGTTGAGTTAGTTGCCGGATATGCGGACATGTTGCAAATCGGTGCGAGAAACATGCAGAATTTCGCGCTCTTGCGTGAAGTGGGGAGAACCAAGAAACCGGTTCTGCTTAAGCGAGCGCCTTGGGCTGATGTTGTGACTTGGTTGCAAGCCGCAGAATACATACTGGCCGAAGGCAACTTTGAGGTTGTTTTATGCGAAAGGGGGATTGCTGCGACTCAGGCCTCCTCTGGGCGGCATCTTGATCTGGCCGCTGTTCATAAAGTTCAAAACCTTTCCCATTTGCCGATGATTGTAGATCCAAGCCATGGAACGGGAGACAGAAGATTAGTCGGTCCCATGGCATTAGCTTCCTTGGAAGCAGGCTGCGATGGTCTGATGCTCGAAGTTCACCATCAGCCCGAAACCTCCCTGAGTGATAAAGAACAGGCAATATCTCTGGAAGATTACGACGGCATGCTAAAGAAAATCAAACTGTTGAACAGTCAGATGTTCGTTGATCCTATCAAAGCATGA